In Bacillus rossius redtenbacheri isolate Brsri chromosome 15, Brsri_v3, whole genome shotgun sequence, one genomic interval encodes:
- the LOC134539289 gene encoding metallophosphoesterase 1 isoform X2 — translation MTSQKDYVGSTQPPPGVKVATIQLDAAFGQPVSSASLAPSTRSRGKVMLAVLASAVLYTEVLSYWLQAWLWWPRLHCEGARCLVLLLVADPQLLGEQYEAPFPKGALTRWDCDRYLSRTFSSAVAHVRPDAVVFLGDLMDEGSIASDEEFGRYLRRFHSVFRVDPGVQLVFVPGDNDVGGEDEPLTLDKLRRFERAFPQPDVIQLQFADVLKVNRLSYSVPKPEQYGVSLVANRTRIVLTHLPLLFLPSAFVQQGTGGVRQRECVPTAQVSAQLRPQLIFSAHDHKSLHAAADAGSGEERVLEVLQPSAGRSPVYRFPLGRAALHEVMVPTCSYRMGVYRMGYGVAAIDADRQMLSYAVLWLPSRFAQLLVYAVLGAALAAAACTAWLRGLCCRCQRGLVVA, via the exons GAGGAGCCGCGGCAAGGTGATGCTGGCGGTGCTGGCCTCGGCGGTGCTCTACACCGAGGTGCTGAGCTACTGGCTGCAGGCGTGGCTCTGGTGGCCGCGGCTGCACTGCGAGGGCGCCCGCTGCCTCGTGCTGCTCCTGGTGGCAGACCCCCAGCTGCTGGGCGAGCAGTACGAGGCCCCCTTCCCCAAGGGCGCCCTCACCCGCTGGGACTGCGACAG GTACCTGTCGAGAACGTTCAGCAGCGCGGTGGCCCACGTGCGCCCGGACGCGGTCGTGTTCCTGGGGGACCTCATGGACGAGGGCAGCATCGCCAGCGACGAGGAGTTCGGCCGGTACCTCCGCAGGTTCCACAGCGTGTTCCGCGTGGACCCCGGCGTGCAG TTGGTGTTTGTGCCCGGGGACAACGACGTGGGCGGGGAAGACGAACCGCTGACCCTCGACAAGTTGAGGAGGTTCGAAAGGGCATTTCCTCAGCCCGACGTCATCCAGTTGCAGTTCGCCGACGTGCTGAAG GTGAACAGGTTGTCATATTCTGTTCCGAAACCTGAACAGTATGGCGTGTCATTGGTAGCGAACAGGACGCGCATCGTTCTCACCCATCTGCCTTTACTTTTCTTACCGTCCGCATTCGTCCAACAG GGTACTGGCGGTGTCCGGCAGCGCGAGTGCGTGCCGACTGCGCAGGTGTCGGCGCAGCTCCGTCCCCAGCTGATCTTCTCCGCGCACGACCACAAGTCCCTGCACGCGGCCGCGGACGCGGGCTCCGGCGAGGAGCGCGTGCTGGAGGTGCTGCAGCCGTCCGCCGGGCGCTCGCCCGTGTACCGCTTCCCGCTGGGGCGCGCCGCGCTGCACGAGGTGATGGTGCCCACCTGCTCCTACCGCATGGGCGTCTACCGCATGGGCTACGGCGTCGCCGCCATCG ACGCGGACAGACAGATGCTGAGCTACGCCGTGCTGTGGCTGCCGTCGCGCTTCGCGCAGCTGCTGGTGTACGCGGTGCTGGGCGCGGCGCTGGCCGCCGCAGCGTGCACGGCCTGGCTGCGTGGGCTGTGCTGCAGGTGTCAGCGCGGGCTGGTCGTGGCGTAG
- the LOC134539289 gene encoding metallophosphoesterase 1 isoform X5, which produces MVKFQKFRRSRGKVMLAVLASAVLYTEVLSYWLQAWLWWPRLHCEGARCLVLLLVADPQLLGEQYEAPFPKGALTRWDCDRYLSRTFSSAVAHVRPDAVVFLGDLMDEGSIASDEEFGRYLRRFHSVFRVDPGVQLVFVPGDNDVGGEDEPLTLDKLRRFERAFPQPDVIQLQFADVLKVNRLSYSVPKPEQYGVSLVANRTRIVLTHLPLLFLPSAFVQQGTGGVRQRECVPTAQVSAQLRPQLIFSAHDHKSLHAAADAGSGEERVLEVLQPSAGRSPVYRFPLGRAALHEVMVPTCSYRMGVYRMGYGVAAIDADRQMLSYAVLWLPSRFAQLLVYAVLGAALAAAACTAWLRGLCCRCQRGLVVA; this is translated from the exons ATGGTTAAATTTCAAAAGTTTAG GAGGAGCCGCGGCAAGGTGATGCTGGCGGTGCTGGCCTCGGCGGTGCTCTACACCGAGGTGCTGAGCTACTGGCTGCAGGCGTGGCTCTGGTGGCCGCGGCTGCACTGCGAGGGCGCCCGCTGCCTCGTGCTGCTCCTGGTGGCAGACCCCCAGCTGCTGGGCGAGCAGTACGAGGCCCCCTTCCCCAAGGGCGCCCTCACCCGCTGGGACTGCGACAG GTACCTGTCGAGAACGTTCAGCAGCGCGGTGGCCCACGTGCGCCCGGACGCGGTCGTGTTCCTGGGGGACCTCATGGACGAGGGCAGCATCGCCAGCGACGAGGAGTTCGGCCGGTACCTCCGCAGGTTCCACAGCGTGTTCCGCGTGGACCCCGGCGTGCAG TTGGTGTTTGTGCCCGGGGACAACGACGTGGGCGGGGAAGACGAACCGCTGACCCTCGACAAGTTGAGGAGGTTCGAAAGGGCATTTCCTCAGCCCGACGTCATCCAGTTGCAGTTCGCCGACGTGCTGAAG GTGAACAGGTTGTCATATTCTGTTCCGAAACCTGAACAGTATGGCGTGTCATTGGTAGCGAACAGGACGCGCATCGTTCTCACCCATCTGCCTTTACTTTTCTTACCGTCCGCATTCGTCCAACAG GGTACTGGCGGTGTCCGGCAGCGCGAGTGCGTGCCGACTGCGCAGGTGTCGGCGCAGCTCCGTCCCCAGCTGATCTTCTCCGCGCACGACCACAAGTCCCTGCACGCGGCCGCGGACGCGGGCTCCGGCGAGGAGCGCGTGCTGGAGGTGCTGCAGCCGTCCGCCGGGCGCTCGCCCGTGTACCGCTTCCCGCTGGGGCGCGCCGCGCTGCACGAGGTGATGGTGCCCACCTGCTCCTACCGCATGGGCGTCTACCGCATGGGCTACGGCGTCGCCGCCATCG ACGCGGACAGACAGATGCTGAGCTACGCCGTGCTGTGGCTGCCGTCGCGCTTCGCGCAGCTGCTGGTGTACGCGGTGCTGGGCGCGGCGCTGGCCGCCGCAGCGTGCACGGCCTGGCTGCGTGGGCTGTGCTGCAGGTGTCAGCGCGGGCTGGTCGTGGCGTAG
- the LOC134539289 gene encoding metallophosphoesterase 1 isoform X6, whose translation MLAVLASAVLYTEVLSYWLQAWLWWPRLHCEGARCLVLLLVADPQLLGEQYEAPFPKGALTRWDCDRYLSRTFSSAVAHVRPDAVVFLGDLMDEGSIASDEEFGRYLRRFHSVFRVDPGVQLVFVPGDNDVGGEDEPLTLDKLRRFERAFPQPDVIQLQFADVLKVNRLSYSVPKPEQYGVSLVANRTRIVLTHLPLLFLPSAFVQQGTGGVRQRECVPTAQVSAQLRPQLIFSAHDHKSLHAAADAGSGEERVLEVLQPSAGRSPVYRFPLGRAALHEVMVPTCSYRMGVYRMGYGVAAIDADRQMLSYAVLWLPSRFAQLLVYAVLGAALAAAACTAWLRGLCCRCQRGLVVA comes from the exons ATGCTGGCGGTGCTGGCCTCGGCGGTGCTCTACACCGAGGTGCTGAGCTACTGGCTGCAGGCGTGGCTCTGGTGGCCGCGGCTGCACTGCGAGGGCGCCCGCTGCCTCGTGCTGCTCCTGGTGGCAGACCCCCAGCTGCTGGGCGAGCAGTACGAGGCCCCCTTCCCCAAGGGCGCCCTCACCCGCTGGGACTGCGACAG GTACCTGTCGAGAACGTTCAGCAGCGCGGTGGCCCACGTGCGCCCGGACGCGGTCGTGTTCCTGGGGGACCTCATGGACGAGGGCAGCATCGCCAGCGACGAGGAGTTCGGCCGGTACCTCCGCAGGTTCCACAGCGTGTTCCGCGTGGACCCCGGCGTGCAG TTGGTGTTTGTGCCCGGGGACAACGACGTGGGCGGGGAAGACGAACCGCTGACCCTCGACAAGTTGAGGAGGTTCGAAAGGGCATTTCCTCAGCCCGACGTCATCCAGTTGCAGTTCGCCGACGTGCTGAAG GTGAACAGGTTGTCATATTCTGTTCCGAAACCTGAACAGTATGGCGTGTCATTGGTAGCGAACAGGACGCGCATCGTTCTCACCCATCTGCCTTTACTTTTCTTACCGTCCGCATTCGTCCAACAG GGTACTGGCGGTGTCCGGCAGCGCGAGTGCGTGCCGACTGCGCAGGTGTCGGCGCAGCTCCGTCCCCAGCTGATCTTCTCCGCGCACGACCACAAGTCCCTGCACGCGGCCGCGGACGCGGGCTCCGGCGAGGAGCGCGTGCTGGAGGTGCTGCAGCCGTCCGCCGGGCGCTCGCCCGTGTACCGCTTCCCGCTGGGGCGCGCCGCGCTGCACGAGGTGATGGTGCCCACCTGCTCCTACCGCATGGGCGTCTACCGCATGGGCTACGGCGTCGCCGCCATCG ACGCGGACAGACAGATGCTGAGCTACGCCGTGCTGTGGCTGCCGTCGCGCTTCGCGCAGCTGCTGGTGTACGCGGTGCTGGGCGCGGCGCTGGCCGCCGCAGCGTGCACGGCCTGGCTGCGTGGGCTGTGCTGCAGGTGTCAGCGCGGGCTGGTCGTGGCGTAG